CCCGCCACATGGTATTCCGCCGTATATTTGATATAGGCGTTGTTTATGCCGAAGGCAGACATGCCCGCATAAGAAAGAATCACAAAACAGAACGACCAGAGACCGTATTCGGCAAGCGAAACATGCACCAGAATGAAGGGCGTGATGATGAGGCGCGTGGCAAGGTAGATGACATTTGCCACCACCGCCACGGCAGACCCGGCTGCCATGCGCCGCTGCAAATCCTTCATTGTCGTCATATCATCTCCGGTTTGTGCATCGGTCTACCTCAGTCCGCCCCCGAAATTCGTTTCGTCAGGGTCAGCACGTTCCATTTGCCATCCCGTTCGTAACTCACAGAATCCATGATCTCACGCATGATGAAGATGCCGTAGCCCCCCACATGGTGCTCTTCAAGATTCGGCTGGGGAATATTATCAATATCAAACCCCTCGCCGCCGTCTCGTATGCTGATCACAAGCAGGTCGTCTTCCCGCCGCATGCCGAGCTCCACAAGGCCCTGACTGGTACATTTCATGGCGTTGGTAAGTCCTTCGCTCAAGGCCAGTTCAATTCTGTCAACCACATCTCCGTGAATCCCCGCCGCAGCAAACAGGGCGTGCAGCAAATCGCTGGCAAAATGCAGGTTTGGCAATTCCGGACTGAAACAGGCCGACAGGGAATATTGCGCTCCCACGGCTACTCCGCTCCGTTTCCTGCCAAGGCCTCAACTGCCGAGGCGGCGTCAGGATAAAGGTCCAGAACCTTGTGCAGTTTGATCAATTCAAGCACCACACGCACCTTCTGCGAAAGACCTCCAATCTTCAGGCGTCCCCCGAGATTCTGCAGTGTACGCAAAGAAGCCACCAACGCTCCAAGACCGGAACTGTCCAGAAAGCTGACCCCCTGCATATCAAGCACAACATCTTTGCGGCCGGATTCCGCCATCTGACGGATATGCTCTTTCACATCCGAAGCCACGTTGGCGTCAAAGCGGCCCGCCAGAACCAGCACGGCCACATTCCCCTGAACCTTTTCCCTGATGTCGAAGTCATGTTTCATCCCTGTTCTCCTTCTATGTTGCAGGAATACCAACGCCAAACAAACTGATATCGTCTTCCGCAGCCATATCACTGTAGATGTGGGCCATCTCGTACAAGGCATTCAGCATTTCGCTCACGGGCTTTCCTGCATGCATTTGAATCACAGTCCGCAGGCGTTCTTCACCAAACTGCTCACCAAACTTGTTTTCCAGCTCAATAATGCCGTCCGTATACATCAGCACTGTATCTCCGGCCTCCAGATGGACCTTGCCTTCGTCAAAGGGCAGCACGCCCCCCAGTCCTATAAGCGTCCCACCCTGTTCAAGGCGTTCAAGGCGCCTGTCCTGACGGACCACATAGGCGAGAGGGTGACCGCCGTTACTGTAGACCATCTCGCCGGTTCGGCCGTTCAGCACCGCATAGAATATGGTGAAGTGCCTGCCAAAACGCCGCAGGGGAAACAGCCTGTCCAGCATTTCCA
This region of Desulfovibrio subterraneus genomic DNA includes:
- a CDS encoding ATP-binding protein yields the protein MGAQYSLSACFSPELPNLHFASDLLHALFAAAGIHGDVVDRIELALSEGLTNAMKCTSQGLVELGMRREDDLLVISIRDGGEGFDIDNIPQPNLEEHHVGGYGIFIMREIMDSVSYERDGKWNVLTLTKRISGAD
- a CDS encoding STAS domain-containing protein, which translates into the protein MKHDFDIREKVQGNVAVLVLAGRFDANVASDVKEHIRQMAESGRKDVVLDMQGVSFLDSSGLGALVASLRTLQNLGGRLKIGGLSQKVRVVLELIKLHKVLDLYPDAASAVEALAGNGAE